The genomic segment CGACGAACAGCGCCGTCACCGCGACACCGTGTGGAAGGTGCACGGCCCCGCGCAGGCCATCCTCGTCGGTGACGCGCTGTTCGCGCTGGCCAACGAGGTCCTGCTGGAACTGGACACCGTCGAGGCGGGCCGGGCGGCCCGCCGGCTGACCACCGCCACCCGCAAGCTCATCGACGGCCAGGCCCAGGACATCTCCTACGAGCACCGCGAGCGGGTCACCGTCGAGGAGTGCCTGGAGATGGAGGGCAACAAGACCGGAGCCCTCCTCGCCTGCGCCGTCTCCATCGGCGCGGTGCTCGGCGGCGCGGACGAACGCACGGCGGACACCCTGGAGGCGTACGGCCACCACCTCGGCCTCGCCTTCCAGGCCGTCGACGATCTGCTCGGCATCTGGGGCGACCCGGAGGCCACCGGCAAGCAGACCTGGAGCGATCTGCGCCAGCGCAAGAAGTCCCTGCCGGTCGTCGCGGCGCTCGCCGCGGGCGGACCCGCGTCGGAGCGGCTGGGCGAACTGCTCGCCGCCGACGCCAAGAGCAGCGATTTCGACAGCTTCTCCGAAGAGGAGTTCGCCGCACGCGCGGCACTCATCGAGGAGGCGGGCGGCCGTGACTGGACCGCCCAGGAGGCCCGTCGTCAGCATGCGGTCGCCATCGAGGCGTTGCATGGTGTCGATATGCCGGAACAGGTGCGGGCGCAGCTCACCGCGCTCGCGGACTTCGTCGTCGTACGAAAGAGATGATCACCATCTGTATATGACTCGCAGTCGCCGGCCGGTGCCCCAGGGGCGTCGGCCGACGGAGACCCCAGCACAGCAGAGGACCTACTGCACGAAGGGGAAGCCATGACAGCGACGACCGATGGAAGCACTGGGGCTGTGAGCCCCCGAGTAACCTCGGCCAGTGAACCGACCAGGACGACAACCGCCGCGGACGACGTGCTCGCCGTCGCGCGGCGGGCCGCGGAACGCTCGGTGGAGCACATCCTCGGCAGACAGGACGAGCAGGGCTGGTGGAAGGGCGACCTCGCCACCAACGTCACCATGGACGCCGAGGACCTGCTGCTGCGGCAGTTCCTCGGGATTCAGGACCCGGTCCTCGTACGGGCCGCTGGACAGTTCATCCGTGGTGAGCAACTGGGCGACGGCACCTGGGCCACCTTCCACGGTGGACCGGGCGACCTCTCCGCCACCATCGAGGCGTACGTGGCGCTCCGGCTGGCCGGAGACCGGCCGGAGGACCCGCACATGGCGCGGGCGTCGAGGTGCATCAGGGAACAGGGGGGCATCGCGGCCGCCCGGGTCTTCACCCGGATCTGGCTCGCCCTCTTCGGCTGGTGGAAATGGGACGACCTGCCGGAACTCCCGCCCGAACTGATGTTTTTTCCCAAGTGGCTCCCACTCAATATCTATGACTTCGGCTGCTGGGCGCGGCAGACCATCGTTCCGCTGACCATTGTCTCCGCCAAGCGGCCGGTACGGCCCGCACCCTTCCCGCTCGACGAGTTGCATACCGATCCCGAATATCCCAATCCCTCCAAGCATCTTGCACCCGCAGCCAGTTGGGACGGCATCTTTCAGCGCCTCGACAAGGCGATGCACCTTTATCACAAGGTCGCACCCCGCTCGGTGCGCCGGGCGGCCATGAACGCGGCGGCCCGCTGGATCGTCGAACGCCAGGAGAACGACGGCTGTTGGGGCGGCATCCAGCCTCCGGCCGTGTACTCCGTGATCGCCCTGCATCTGCTCGGGTACGACCTCGACCACCCGGTGATGCGGGCCGGGCTCGAATCGCTCGACCGGTTCACGGTCTGGCGCGACGACGGCGCCCGCATGATCGAGGCGTGCCAGTCGCCGGTCTGGGACACCTGCCTTGTCACGATCGCCCTCGCGGACGCCGGGCTCGACGCCGACCACCCGGCGCTCGTGAAGGCCGCCGACTGGATGCTCGGCGAGGAGATCGCGCGGCCCGGGGACTGGTCCGTACGAAGGCCCCAACTCGCTCCCGGGGGATGGGCGTTCGAATTTCATAACGACAACTACCCCGACATCGACGACACCGCCGAGGTGGTGCTCGCGCTGCGCAGGGTCCGTCATCCGGAGCCCGCCCGGGTCGAGGCCGCCATCGAGCGCGGGGTCCGCTGGAACCTCGGCATGCAGTCCCGCAACGGGGCGTGGGGCGCCTTCGACGCGGACAACACCAGCCCCTTCCCCAACCGGTTGCCGTTCTGCGACTTCGGAGAGGTCATCGACCCTCCGTCGGCGGACGTCACCGGGCACGTGGTGGAGATGCTCGCCTTCGAGGGCCGCTCGAACCACCCCGCCACCCGGCGGGGCATCGAATGGCTCCTCGCCGAACAGGAGTTGAACGGCGCGTGGTTCGGCCGCTGGGGCGTCAACTACATCTACGGAACGGGCTCGGTGGTGCCCGCGCTGATCGCCGCCGGACTCCCCGCAGCCCATCCGTCGGTCCGGCGCGCCGTCCACTGGCTGGAGTCCGTCCAGAACGACGACGGCGGCTGGGGCGAGGACCTGCGGTCCTACCGTGAGGAGAAGTGGATCGGCCACGGCGCGTCGACCGCGTCCCAGACCGGCTGGGCGCTCCTCGCACTCCTCGCCGCGGGGGAGCGCGACAGCAGCGCCGTACGGCGGGGCGTCAGCTGGCTCGCCGAGACCCAGTTGCCCGACGGCTCCTGGGACGAGCCGTATTTCACCGGCACCGGCTTCCCGTGGGACTTCTCCATCAACTACCACCTCTACCGGCAGGTCTTCCCGCTCACCGCACTCGGGCGGTACGTCCACGGCGACCCCCTCGCCGCGCGCGCGGACGTCCGTGAGGCGATCTGATGGGAGACGCCCCTGGACCGCACACCCCCGGCACACCGCTGCTGATCGCCTGCGCGCTCGGCATCGAACACCTCGCCCTGCGCAGCAGCAGGGGCCGGGGCAGGGGCGGCGGCGCACCGGGGCCCGTGACCGTGATCCGTACGGGCATGGGACCGCAGGCCGCACAGGAGGCGGTCGGCCGCGTGCTCGGCCAGGACCGGGCGCGCGGCGCCGCGGTCATCGCCTCCGGATTCTGCGCCGGCCTGGCCCCCGGCATGCACCCAGGGGACCTGGTGGTCGCCGACGAGACCCGGGACTCCGGCGGATCGACGGCGACCACCGGCACGGGCCTGCTCGTCGAGGCCCTGGCCAGGGCGGTGCCCGGACGCACCGTCCACACCGGCCCGCTGACCGGGTCCGACCATGTCGTACGCGGACATGAGCGGACCGAGCTCCGGGCCACCGGGGCGATCGCGGTGGACATGGAGTCCGCCGCCACTCTTCGAACAGCCCTGCGGTCCGGGCCACGCCCGGTTGCGGCCGTACGGGTGATCGTGGACGCTCCAGAACATGAGCTCGTCCGAATCGGCACGGTGCGCGGAGGAATATCAGCCTTCCGGGTACTCCGTGCTGTCCTGCCGGCTTTCTATGAATGGCACCGATCTTTGCTGCTCCCCAGGAGGTGAGCTAGATGGCCATGCCGCTCCGTCAGTCCATCAAGGTTGCGACGTACCTCTTTGAACAGAAGCTCCGCAAGCGTGAGAAGTTCCCGCTCATCGTCGAGCTGGAGCCCTTGTTCGCCTGCAATCTGGCATGCGAAGGGTGCGGGAAGATCCAGCATCCGGCCGGAGTCCTCAAGCAGCGCATGCCGGTC from the Streptomyces sp. AM 4-1-1 genome contains:
- a CDS encoding polyprenyl synthetase family protein yields the protein MSSTTGTRGESVTPANPAFDTVTDTADVTALLERGRDLSAPVLRAAVGRLAPPMDTVAAYHFGWIDAHGRPADGDGGKAVRPALALLSAEAAGASAETGIPGAVAVELVHNFSLLHDDLMDGDEQRRHRDTVWKVHGPAQAILVGDALFALANEVLLELDTVEAGRAARRLTTATRKLIDGQAQDISYEHRERVTVEECLEMEGNKTGALLACAVSIGAVLGGADERTADTLEAYGHHLGLAFQAVDDLLGIWGDPEATGKQTWSDLRQRKKSLPVVAALAAGGPASERLGELLAADAKSSDFDSFSEEEFAARAALIEEAGGRDWTAQEARRQHAVAIEALHGVDMPEQVRAQLTALADFVVVRKR
- the shc gene encoding squalene--hopene cyclase encodes the protein MTATTDGSTGAVSPRVTSASEPTRTTTAADDVLAVARRAAERSVEHILGRQDEQGWWKGDLATNVTMDAEDLLLRQFLGIQDPVLVRAAGQFIRGEQLGDGTWATFHGGPGDLSATIEAYVALRLAGDRPEDPHMARASRCIREQGGIAAARVFTRIWLALFGWWKWDDLPELPPELMFFPKWLPLNIYDFGCWARQTIVPLTIVSAKRPVRPAPFPLDELHTDPEYPNPSKHLAPAASWDGIFQRLDKAMHLYHKVAPRSVRRAAMNAAARWIVERQENDGCWGGIQPPAVYSVIALHLLGYDLDHPVMRAGLESLDRFTVWRDDGARMIEACQSPVWDTCLVTIALADAGLDADHPALVKAADWMLGEEIARPGDWSVRRPQLAPGGWAFEFHNDNYPDIDDTAEVVLALRRVRHPEPARVEAAIERGVRWNLGMQSRNGAWGAFDADNTSPFPNRLPFCDFGEVIDPPSADVTGHVVEMLAFEGRSNHPATRRGIEWLLAEQELNGAWFGRWGVNYIYGTGSVVPALIAAGLPAAHPSVRRAVHWLESVQNDDGGWGEDLRSYREEKWIGHGASTASQTGWALLALLAAGERDSSAVRRGVSWLAETQLPDGSWDEPYFTGTGFPWDFSINYHLYRQVFPLTALGRYVHGDPLAARADVREAI
- a CDS encoding 1-hydroxy-2-methyl-2-butenyl 4-diphosphate reductase — its product is MGDAPGPHTPGTPLLIACALGIEHLALRSSRGRGRGGGAPGPVTVIRTGMGPQAAQEAVGRVLGQDRARGAAVIASGFCAGLAPGMHPGDLVVADETRDSGGSTATTGTGLLVEALARAVPGRTVHTGPLTGSDHVVRGHERTELRATGAIAVDMESAATLRTALRSGPRPVAAVRVIVDAPEHELVRIGTVRGGISAFRVLRAVLPAFYEWHRSLLLPRR